In one window of Blastopirellula marina DNA:
- a CDS encoding PstS family phosphate ABC transporter substrate-binding protein, with protein MLRCHTFVITSLLACLCPGVLMAQLEVDPKLPVYQRVSGVSGTIKSIGSDTMNNMMTLWAEGFQEIYPNVQIEIEGKGSSTAPPALIQGTATFGPMSRPMKANEIDDFEKRYGYKPTELGTSIDMLAVYVNKDNPIEGLALSQVDAIFSTNRKGGAQKDINRWGELGLTGAFAQSPISLYGRNSASGTYAFFKENALFGGDYKPSVKEQPGSSSVVQGVATDKFGIGYSGIGYKTSDVRALPLSAEGTDFVEPTAENADDYPLSRFLFVSVNHRPGSELDPLRREFLKYIYSQQGQKAVVKDGYLPIPATIAQEQLAKVGIKN; from the coding sequence ATGTTGCGTTGCCACACTTTCGTGATTACTTCGCTTCTGGCGTGCCTATGCCCTGGGGTATTGATGGCTCAGCTGGAAGTCGATCCGAAGCTGCCGGTTTACCAGCGCGTCTCAGGCGTCTCTGGCACGATCAAAAGCATCGGCTCGGACACGATGAACAACATGATGACCCTGTGGGCAGAAGGGTTCCAAGAGATCTATCCGAACGTCCAGATCGAAATCGAAGGCAAAGGCTCTTCGACCGCTCCTCCGGCACTGATCCAAGGTACCGCGACCTTTGGCCCGATGAGCCGTCCGATGAAGGCCAACGAGATCGACGATTTCGAGAAGCGATACGGCTACAAACCAACCGAACTGGGCACCAGCATCGACATGCTGGCCGTCTATGTCAACAAAGACAATCCGATTGAAGGCCTGGCCCTTTCTCAGGTCGATGCCATCTTTTCGACCAATCGCAAAGGGGGTGCCCAGAAGGACATCAACCGTTGGGGAGAACTTGGCCTGACCGGTGCTTTCGCCCAGTCGCCGATCAGCCTGTATGGTCGTAACTCGGCATCGGGAACGTATGCGTTCTTCAAGGAAAACGCCTTGTTTGGTGGCGACTACAAGCCGTCGGTCAAAGAGCAGCCAGGTAGCTCTTCGGTTGTGCAAGGGGTTGCGACCGACAAGTTCGGTATCGGCTACAGCGGCATCGGCTACAAGACGTCCGACGTCCGCGCACTACCGCTGTCGGCTGAGGGAACGGATTTCGTCGAACCAACCGCCGAAAACGCCGACGACTACCCGCTGTCGCGTTTTCTGTTTGTCAGCGTGAACCATCGTCCTGGCAGCGAATTGGATCCACTGCGTCGCGAGTTCTTGAAGTACATCTACAGCCAGCAAGGACAAAAGGCAGTCGTCAAAGATGGCTACCTGCCTATTCCCGCCACCATCGCGCAAGAACAGCTGGCCAAGGTCGGCATCAAGAACTGA